A genomic stretch from Candidatus Aegiribacteria sp. includes:
- the radC gene encoding DNA repair protein RadC, translating to MTLPKEGHRKRLRDRYLNGGIRGFSDRDALELLLTYAIPRQDTKEKAHELLQKFGSLHAVLSQPPDMLQTVDGIGPAAAVLLNMVTSVTARSLKPSRGAEVIDSPSKVKNYLETAMGTLRKEKLIALLLDSSNRLITECVLEFGTVDKAAVHPRNLLEKVIATGATAVILVHNHPGGAKRASQEDINLTRRLSELGKSLGFRILDHMIVADGETLSLREEGLFE from the coding sequence ATGACACTTCCAAAAGAAGGACATAGAAAAAGGCTGAGAGATAGATACCTAAATGGCGGTATCAGGGGATTCTCCGACAGAGATGCGCTGGAGCTGCTTCTGACTTACGCTATACCAAGGCAGGATACGAAGGAGAAGGCGCACGAACTGCTACAGAAATTTGGATCCCTTCATGCAGTCCTTTCGCAACCTCCCGATATGCTCCAGACCGTTGATGGGATAGGACCCGCAGCTGCGGTTCTATTGAATATGGTTACCTCGGTGACAGCCAGGTCACTGAAACCCTCCAGGGGAGCGGAAGTCATCGACAGCCCGTCAAAGGTAAAAAACTATCTTGAAACCGCTATGGGTACCCTCAGAAAGGAAAAACTCATCGCCCTTCTGCTTGACTCCAGCAACAGGCTCATTACGGAGTGCGTTCTGGAGTTCGGTACGGTGGACAAGGCTGCGGTACATCCCAGAAACCTCCTGGAAAAAGTAATTGCCACAGGAGCAACCGCCGTGATACTCGTTCACAACCATCCTGGAGGAGCAAAAAGGGCAAGTCAGGAGGATATAAACCTGACAAGAAGACTCAGCGAACTGGGCAAGAGCCTCGGCTTCAGGATTCTGGATCATATGATAGTGGCCGACGGTGAAACCCTGAGCCTTCGGGAAGAGGGCCTTTTCGAATAA
- the thrC gene encoding threonine synthase encodes MRKKPIQYRSTNLRAPAVNFEQALLKGIAPDGGLYMPEEIPRFTLEEIQEFSDAQYHEIAFAVGKKFLAGEIPEDDLRQIVIDAYDYEVPLEHVYERKYVMRLDQGPTASFKDFAARMMGRLMQYFLDRKSGELLILTATSGDTGSAIANAFYGLDNIKVVVLFPSNEVTARQRKQMTTLGKNVTILSLDGKFDDCQALVKQAFADRELDYLNLSSANSINIGRLIPQTMYYFYSFAKLRSGDPDEKVVFSVPSGNFGDLCGGLIAMNMGLPVSKFVVATNENDEFPEFVKSGVYEKVVPSRNCISSAMNVGHPSNIPRLVALYGGNMNEQGVINTAPDLDRIREDMYAVSINDHETEAMIKDAFEEHGLLLEPHGSVSWAGLMRYLQETGEHKDQLCISLETAHPAKFPEKIREILSFDPELPPSLHGLEEKEESYEHLPEGFPAFKSFLKENY; translated from the coding sequence ATGAGAAAAAAACCGATACAGTACCGATCAACAAATCTAAGAGCACCCGCGGTCAACTTCGAGCAGGCCCTTCTTAAGGGAATCGCCCCGGATGGCGGACTTTATATGCCGGAGGAAATACCCCGATTTACACTCGAGGAGATACAGGAATTCTCGGATGCGCAATATCATGAAATAGCATTTGCAGTTGGAAAAAAATTCCTGGCCGGTGAGATTCCAGAAGATGATCTAAGGCAAATTGTCATAGACGCCTACGATTACGAAGTGCCGCTTGAGCATGTGTACGAACGGAAGTACGTAATGAGACTGGATCAGGGGCCGACAGCTTCCTTCAAGGATTTCGCGGCAAGAATGATGGGCCGCCTTATGCAGTACTTCCTCGATCGGAAGAGTGGAGAGCTGCTGATTCTGACCGCAACTTCGGGAGATACGGGAAGCGCCATAGCAAATGCTTTTTACGGACTGGATAACATCAAAGTAGTTGTCCTGTTCCCTTCGAATGAAGTAACTGCGCGTCAGCGGAAGCAGATGACAACCCTTGGGAAAAACGTAACCATACTTTCTCTCGACGGAAAATTCGATGATTGTCAGGCGCTGGTAAAACAGGCATTCGCTGACAGGGAACTGGATTATCTGAACCTCTCATCCGCGAATTCGATCAACATCGGACGGCTTATACCTCAGACAATGTACTACTTCTATTCGTTCGCGAAGCTCCGGTCCGGAGACCCGGATGAGAAAGTAGTTTTCTCCGTTCCATCGGGAAATTTTGGCGATCTCTGCGGCGGTCTTATCGCAATGAATATGGGATTACCGGTCAGCAAGTTCGTTGTTGCTACAAACGAGAATGACGAGTTCCCTGAATTTGTCAAATCCGGTGTCTACGAAAAAGTCGTGCCCTCCAGAAATTGCATATCGAGTGCCATGAACGTAGGACATCCGAGTAATATCCCAAGGCTGGTTGCTCTTTACGGAGGAAACATGAACGAACAGGGCGTGATAAATACCGCGCCTGACCTCGATCGTATCCGGGAAGACATGTACGCGGTGAGCATTAACGACCATGAAACGGAAGCGATGATAAAGGATGCCTTCGAGGAACACGGACTTCTGCTTGAGCCCCATGGATCCGTCAGCTGGGCAGGCCTCATGCGCTATCTTCAGGAAACAGGAGAGCACAAAGATCAGCTCTGTATTTCGCTGGAAACAGCTCATCCGGCAAAATTCCCCGAGAAGATACGCGAAATCCTCTCTTTCGATCCTGAACTGCCACCAAGTCTTCACGGACTTGAGGAAAAAGAGGAATCGTACGAGCATCTGCCCGAAGGTTTTCCCGCCTTCAAATCCTTCCTGAAAGAAAACTATTAG
- a CDS encoding mechanosensitive ion channel family protein, which produces MISFLTDAYNYTTGGFPLGKIATSVLIVLIAFLVQSILKTVLEKIGKKNTGFFGTLARDFIKPAAFLIIIFGVYISIRIHALPPSTTEWVRKVFLFFVTVNVLWLLMKAIDTVAEQMSSVADNTESKMDDQLVPILRKLAKFILVAIGIIFYMQSNGYPVSGILAGMGIGGLAMALAAQDSISGIFASVVIFLDKPFMVEDFIEVNGVSGTVEEIGIRSTRIRTVEKTLVTLPNKEIMDSNINNYSKRPMRRTSTTVGVTYDTTPEKMKELLKRLRQMMKNDEDVDNQNVYVNFTGFGDSSLDIEMKYFILTVEYQKWLDKREDINLKIMQIVYELDLDFAFPSTTVYLEK; this is translated from the coding sequence ATGATAAGTTTTCTTACTGATGCGTATAATTATACTACGGGAGGCTTTCCTCTTGGTAAAATCGCTACATCTGTGCTGATTGTACTGATAGCGTTTCTGGTACAAAGCATACTTAAAACGGTTCTGGAAAAAATCGGGAAGAAGAATACGGGCTTTTTCGGAACCCTCGCCAGGGATTTTATTAAACCCGCAGCATTTCTGATAATCATTTTTGGTGTTTACATTTCCATACGAATACACGCCCTGCCGCCCTCCACAACCGAATGGGTAAGAAAGGTATTTCTCTTCTTCGTTACCGTTAACGTTCTCTGGCTTCTTATGAAAGCCATCGATACTGTCGCGGAGCAGATGTCTTCCGTTGCCGATAATACCGAATCAAAGATGGATGATCAGCTCGTCCCCATTCTCAGGAAGCTTGCCAAGTTCATACTGGTTGCGATAGGCATTATCTTCTATATGCAGTCCAACGGATATCCTGTCAGTGGAATTCTTGCCGGAATGGGAATCGGTGGACTTGCCATGGCGCTGGCTGCTCAGGATTCGATCTCAGGTATATTCGCCTCGGTTGTGATATTCCTCGACAAACCTTTCATGGTGGAAGACTTTATCGAGGTTAACGGAGTCAGCGGAACAGTTGAGGAAATAGGCATCCGTTCAACCCGCATAAGAACAGTGGAGAAAACACTTGTCACGCTACCAAATAAAGAGATCATGGATTCCAATATCAACAACTATTCCAAACGCCCGATGAGAAGAACTTCAACAACCGTTGGAGTTACGTACGACACAACACCGGAGAAGATGAAAGAACTTCTGAAGCGGCTGCGCCAGATGATGAAAAACGATGAGGATGTTGATAACCAGAATGTATACGTAAATTTCACGGGTTTCGGAGACTCATCCCTGGATATAGAAATGAAATACTTCATATTGACAGTTGAATATCAGAAATGGCTTGACAAAAGGGAGGATATAAATCTCAAGATAATGCAGATCGTATACGAACTGGACCTTGATTTTGCCTTCCCGTCAACCACCGTCTACCTGGAAAAATGA
- a CDS encoding cofactor-independent phosphoglycerate mutase has translation MKYIIILGDGMSDRPIESLGGKTPLMAADIPSIDSLCSSGRCGKFVTVQADMPPGSAVANLSVLGYDPAEVFQGRGVLEAASMGVELDYSDLAMRCNLICIEDGKIKNHSAGHISTEESLQLIEALDKELGTDVMSFYPGVSYRHLFVLKNGSDSISCTPPHDVPGTDYNKVMVESSGAEGEKTAALLNSIIMKSHEILSSHPVNRKRIAEGKDPANSVWFWSPGFRPKMKTMTELYGIKGAVISAVDLVKGLGIYAGLDVIEVEGATGLYDTNYEGKAQAAVDALKGDYDFVYLHVEATDEAGHEGDVDLKIRTIEYLDKRIVKYIVEQTSVMTEDVAIAITPDHGTPCDVRTHVHDPVPFLIYHPGETPDDVTHYDEIHTESGSYGTIEGDTFMKSLLRFR, from the coding sequence ATGAAGTATATCATCATTCTTGGAGACGGAATGTCTGACCGTCCGATTGAATCCCTGGGAGGCAAAACACCTCTAATGGCTGCTGACATCCCAAGCATTGACTCACTCTGCTCAAGTGGCAGGTGTGGCAAATTCGTAACAGTACAGGCAGATATGCCGCCCGGAAGCGCGGTGGCGAATCTGAGTGTACTCGGCTATGACCCGGCAGAAGTATTTCAGGGCAGGGGAGTGCTTGAGGCAGCGAGTATGGGGGTTGAACTTGATTACTCTGATCTGGCTATGAGGTGCAACCTTATCTGTATCGAGGACGGAAAGATAAAAAACCACTCCGCGGGACATATAAGTACGGAAGAATCACTTCAGCTTATCGAAGCGCTTGATAAAGAGCTGGGAACTGATGTAATGAGCTTCTATCCGGGCGTAAGCTACAGGCACCTTTTTGTACTCAAGAACGGAAGCGATTCCATTTCCTGCACACCTCCTCACGATGTGCCAGGCACGGATTACAATAAGGTTATGGTAGAAAGTTCCGGAGCAGAGGGAGAAAAAACAGCCGCGCTTCTTAACAGCATCATAATGAAATCCCATGAGATACTCAGCAGTCATCCGGTAAATCGGAAGAGAATCGCTGAGGGGAAGGATCCGGCCAATTCGGTCTGGTTCTGGTCCCCCGGTTTCAGGCCGAAGATGAAAACCATGACCGAGCTGTACGGGATCAAGGGAGCGGTAATCTCAGCTGTAGATCTTGTGAAAGGCCTCGGTATTTACGCGGGGCTGGACGTTATTGAAGTTGAAGGAGCGACAGGGCTGTACGATACGAATTACGAAGGCAAGGCTCAGGCTGCAGTAGACGCGCTGAAAGGCGATTACGACTTCGTCTATCTTCACGTGGAGGCAACCGATGAAGCGGGTCACGAAGGTGACGTTGATCTGAAAATAAGAACTATCGAATATCTCGATAAGCGAATCGTGAAATACATCGTTGAGCAGACTTCAGTTATGACTGAAGATGTAGCCATCGCCATTACTCCCGACCACGGAACCCCCTGCGACGTAAGAACGCATGTTCATGACCCCGTTCCGTTCCTGATCTATCATCCGGGAGAAACACCCGATGATGTCACTCATTACGACGAGATTCATACCGAAAGCGGCAGTTACGGCACCATCGAGGGAGATACGTTCATGAAATCACTGCTGCGATTCAGATGA
- a CDS encoding PLP-dependent aminotransferase family protein: MIQDWNNRFSDNIREYGGYSIGKLFALLTDPEIISLAGGLPSPDMFLKHEMRLVSGRVLEEDIEKVMQYTPIKGEKALLDAIVQFLDRDNIRVTDDNIVVTSSGQHGLDLTGRLFLNPGDVVLLDRPTFAGAIVAFQMQRPEFAGVDIEEDGSDIEGYRKKIEAFGKEGRKPKFIYVVPDFQNPSGITMSLEKRLALIDLSREFGIPILEDSPYRDFRYQGETIPSIYSLDQKDGGGNVIGLYTFSKLFCPGLRVGFNIGPVEVIEAMTNIKEGNVLNSPKYNQDMCAAFLTEMNMEEHILKCRKYYGEKLKVFLSTMEEYFPPELGVTWTKPEGGLFLWVTVPEEIDTHDLFYEAVKHKVAFVPGDVFFGENPARNTMRINFSFASKNQLVTAVKRLAECIRSQLSL; the protein is encoded by the coding sequence ATGATACAGGACTGGAACAATCGTTTCTCGGATAATATCAGGGAGTACGGCGGGTACTCCATAGGCAAGCTATTCGCTTTGCTGACCGATCCTGAGATTATTTCGCTGGCAGGCGGACTTCCTTCGCCGGATATGTTTTTAAAACACGAGATGAGACTCGTATCTGGAAGGGTGCTTGAGGAGGATATCGAGAAAGTCATGCAGTACACTCCCATTAAGGGGGAAAAGGCTCTACTCGACGCTATAGTGCAATTTCTGGATAGAGATAACATCCGGGTTACGGATGATAACATTGTCGTGACCTCATCAGGGCAGCATGGACTTGACCTGACGGGCAGACTGTTTCTGAACCCAGGAGATGTTGTTCTTCTTGACCGTCCCACTTTCGCCGGAGCGATTGTCGCGTTTCAGATGCAGCGCCCCGAGTTTGCGGGTGTAGATATAGAGGAAGACGGCTCGGATATTGAGGGATATCGAAAGAAGATAGAAGCTTTCGGAAAAGAGGGCAGGAAGCCCAAATTCATATACGTTGTGCCTGATTTCCAGAATCCATCCGGTATAACCATGAGCCTCGAGAAAAGGCTTGCTCTGATAGATCTCAGCAGAGAGTTCGGTATTCCTATTCTTGAGGACAGCCCCTACAGGGATTTCCGATACCAAGGCGAAACCATCCCTTCCATCTACTCACTTGATCAGAAGGATGGCGGCGGAAATGTAATAGGCCTGTACACATTCTCGAAGCTCTTCTGTCCCGGTCTCAGGGTTGGATTCAACATAGGTCCAGTCGAAGTGATTGAAGCCATGACCAACATCAAAGAGGGAAATGTTCTTAATTCACCCAAGTACAATCAGGACATGTGCGCGGCTTTCCTGACCGAGATGAACATGGAGGAGCACATCCTTAAGTGCAGAAAATATTACGGAGAGAAGCTCAAGGTGTTTCTTTCGACAATGGAGGAGTATTTCCCGCCGGAACTGGGAGTGACCTGGACGAAGCCCGAGGGAGGGCTCTTCCTGTGGGTAACGGTTCCAGAGGAGATCGATACACACGATCTATTTTACGAAGCCGTTAAACACAAAGTCGCGTTCGTTCCGGGTGATGTGTTTTTTGGAGAAAACCCCGCAAGAAACACTATGAGAATCAACTTCTCATTTGCCTCAAAGAATCAACTGGTCACAGCGGTTAAAAGACTTGCTGAATGTATTCGCAGCCAACTGTCCTTGTAG